One window of Mesorhizobium loti R88b genomic DNA carries:
- a CDS encoding isocitrate lyase/PEP mutase family protein has protein sequence MDKGKIFRDLHASTFVMPNPWDPGTTKLLGSFGFKALATTSAGFAFSRGLPDGAVTFEQMIHHCREVTAATSLPVSADLEKGKGDSAEQAAETIFAAEAAGLAGCSIEDHTGDPDKPIYDFAHAIERVAAAVEAARALKRDFVFTARAENFLWGKSDLDDTIKRLQAFEKAGADVLYAPGIGDVEMIRTVCSAVSKPVNVMAKPGFTIADLAMAGVKRISLGPWLTNFAYGMLETAAREIQQDGTFGFTRAAMPFSKLQALYSKPVS, from the coding sequence ATGGACAAGGGCAAGATCTTTCGCGACCTGCACGCCTCGACTTTCGTCATGCCCAATCCCTGGGATCCCGGCACGACCAAGCTGCTCGGCTCCTTCGGCTTCAAGGCGCTGGCAACGACCAGCGCCGGCTTTGCATTTTCGCGCGGTCTGCCGGACGGCGCGGTGACCTTCGAGCAGATGATCCACCATTGCCGCGAGGTGACGGCGGCGACCAGCCTGCCGGTCTCGGCCGATCTCGAGAAAGGCAAGGGCGACAGCGCCGAGCAGGCCGCCGAAACCATCTTCGCGGCGGAAGCGGCCGGCCTTGCAGGCTGTTCGATCGAGGACCACACTGGCGATCCCGACAAGCCCATCTATGATTTTGCGCATGCGATCGAGCGCGTCGCCGCGGCCGTAGAGGCAGCACGCGCGCTGAAGCGCGATTTCGTGTTCACCGCGCGGGCCGAGAATTTTCTGTGGGGCAAGTCCGACCTCGACGACACCATCAAGCGGCTGCAGGCCTTCGAAAAGGCGGGCGCCGACGTGCTCTATGCGCCGGGCATCGGCGACGTCGAGATGATCCGCACGGTCTGCTCGGCGGTCAGCAAGCCGGTCAATGTCATGGCAAAACCAGGCTTCACCATCGCCGATCTCGCCATGGCCGGCGTCAAGCGCATTTCGCTCGGGCCGTGGCTGACCAATTTCGCCTATGGCATGCTGGAGACGGCGGCGCGCGAGATCCAGCAGGACGGCACGTTCGGCTTCACCCGCGCCGCCATGCCGTTCAGCAAGTTGCAGGCGCTGTACAGCAAGCCTGTATCATGA
- a CDS encoding proline racemase family protein: protein MTLTVVDMHTGGEPLRIVTSGYPAIPKGTILEKRAYVRDHLDHLRRILMFEPRGHYDMYGALLVEPDLPGADLAVLFMHNEGYSTMCGHAIVALGRYAIDEGLVAKQEPVTIVNIEAPCGLVVASVEVRDGKAGAVSFESVPAFLFARDQQIELTGYGKVGFDVAYGGAFYALADCHQFGLEFGRSRVRDFVDAATALTDRLKTDFRLSHPDHADLAFLYGTILTDGKDAFCGEETKNICVFAEAEVDRSPTGSGVTARLAAMHAKGEIGIGQTRTFESIAGSRFSGAVARAAQAGSHEAIIARVGGRAYYSGRTEFIVEADDELGRGFLLR from the coding sequence ATGACGCTGACCGTCGTCGACATGCATACGGGCGGCGAGCCGCTCAGGATCGTCACATCAGGCTATCCCGCCATCCCGAAGGGTACCATCCTGGAAAAGCGCGCCTATGTGCGCGACCATCTCGATCATCTCAGAAGAATCCTGATGTTCGAGCCGCGCGGCCATTACGACATGTACGGCGCCTTGCTGGTCGAGCCCGACTTGCCCGGCGCCGACCTTGCCGTGCTGTTCATGCACAATGAGGGCTATTCGACCATGTGCGGCCACGCCATCGTCGCGCTCGGCCGCTATGCCATCGATGAAGGGCTGGTGGCGAAACAGGAACCTGTCACGATCGTCAACATCGAGGCGCCCTGCGGTCTCGTGGTCGCGTCGGTCGAGGTTAGGGACGGCAAGGCCGGTGCAGTGTCGTTCGAGAGCGTGCCGGCCTTCCTGTTTGCCCGTGACCAACAGATCGAGCTGACAGGGTATGGCAAGGTCGGCTTTGATGTCGCCTATGGCGGCGCCTTCTACGCGCTGGCCGATTGCCACCAGTTCGGCCTGGAATTCGGCCGCAGCCGCGTCCGCGATTTCGTCGATGCGGCGACGGCTTTGACCGACAGGCTGAAAACGGATTTCCGCCTGTCGCATCCCGATCATGCCGATCTTGCCTTTCTCTACGGGACCATTTTGACCGACGGAAAGGATGCCTTTTGCGGCGAGGAGACCAAAAACATCTGCGTCTTCGCCGAAGCCGAGGTCGACCGCTCGCCGACCGGCTCCGGCGTCACCGCCCGGCTGGCGGCCATGCATGCCAAGGGCGAGATCGGCATCGGGCAGACGCGTACCTTCGAGAGCATCGCCGGCTCGCGCTTCTCCGGCGCGGTGGCGCGCGCGGCGCAGGCCGGTTCGCACGAGGCGATTATCGCCCGCGTCGGCGGCCGCGCCTATTATTCCGGGCGGACGGAATTCATCGTCGAAGCGGACGACGAGCTGGGGCGTGGCTTTCTGCTGCGCTGA